In the genome of Actinomycetota bacterium, the window CGAGCATGCTACCTACACCTTCGCCATCGACGGCGTGTCCCGCGCGCTCACCCACCAGCTCGTCAGGCACCGCCTGGCCAGCTACAACCAGCAGTCACAGCGCTACGTGAGCTACGCCGAGGAACCGTGCTTCATCGTGCCTCCTGACATCGCCGGGAATCCCGACGCTCTCGAGGCGTACCACGCCGCGACGACGGCTGCTTTCGCGGCCTACCGTGCGTTGATCGATGCGGGTGTGGCGGCGGAAGACGCGCGCTACCTTCTCCCGAACGCGATGGAGACCAAGATCGTCGTCACGATGAATGTGCGCGAATTGCTGCACTTCTTCGAGCTCAGGTGCTGCAAGCGGGCGCAGTGGGAGATTCGCGACCTTGCGCTTGCCATGGTTGCGCTCGCCGAGCCGACCGCTCCCTATGTCTTCATGGATGCCGGAGCATCATGCCGGCGTGGCCCTTGTCGCGAAGGATCGATGACTTGTGGAGACCCCTACGAAAGGGTGCCGAAACGTGACTGACCCGAACAGCTCTGTGGCGCCTGTCGCGCGCGTTCAGCACACGCATATCGGGGGGCAGGCGGTCCTCGAGGGCGTGATGATGCGCGGGAAGTACAACTGGGCGAT includes:
- the thyX gene encoding FAD-dependent thymidylate synthase; translated protein: MDVRLLFHTPEPERAIAVAARLCYASVGAAELMEGLSDDAVRKVLCTILGSGHLSALEHATYTFAIDGVSRALTHQLVRHRLASYNQQSQRYVSYAEEPCFIVPPDIAGNPDALEAYHAATTAAFAAYRALIDAGVAAEDARYLLPNAMETKIVVTMNVRELLHFFELRCCKRAQWEIRDLALAMVALAEPTAPYVFMDAGASCRRGPCREGSMTCGDPYERVPKRD